A DNA window from Hordeum vulgare subsp. vulgare chromosome 1H, MorexV3_pseudomolecules_assembly, whole genome shotgun sequence contains the following coding sequences:
- the LOC123398704 gene encoding ubiquitin C-terminal hydrolase 12-like: MVVLFADDFEPEPASYNFGFKNSYSKKHCLIPLQELLKSSAFLVDDSCVFGVEILKIDVSSPEKKAVVVHKKATTVQNIFVQKKGFITGTYTWTMNNFLELDLQHFVRSPTFEVGGHKWYVGMYPRGNKYSTDCVSLYLYLDATEELHLESKKVVLMTLSILDQKNGKHLSATSGLLVFADTHSSWGWPDFLGLKKLKDPSGGYVVGSSCVVKADLTIVGSSNDS, translated from the exons ATGGTCGTGCTATTCGCCGATGATTTCGAGCCCGAA CCAG CTAGCTACAACTTTGGTTTCAAGAATTCCTACTCGAAGAAGCATTGCTTGATTCCTCTTCAGGAGCTACTGAAATCATCTGCTTTTCTAGTTGATGATAGCTGTGTTTTTGGTGTGGAGATACTAAAAATTGATGTCTCTTCTCCTGAAAAGAAGGCTGTTGTGGTTCATAAGAAGGCTACCACAGTTCAGAATATCTTTGTCCAGAAGAAGGGGTTCATTACAGGGACATACACTTGGACCATGAACAATTTCCTTGAATTGGACTTGCAGCACTTCGTCCGTTCTCCTACATTTGAAGTTGGCGGGCATAAATG GTACGTCGGTATGTATCCACGTGGTAACAAGTACAGCACTGATTGTGTCAGCTTGTACTTATACCTGGATGCCACGGAGGAGCTCCATCTCGAGTCCAAGAAGGTGGTTCTAATGACTCTGTCCATCCTGGATCAAAAGAATGGGAAACACTTGAGTGCAACTTCAG GTCTCTTGGTGTTTGCGGATACACACAGCAGTTGGGGGTGGCCTGATTTCCTTGGACTCAAGAAACTCAAGGACCCGTCGGGAGGCTATGTTGTGGGATCGAGCTGTGTTGTGAAGGCAGATCTAACCATCGTTGGTTCATCCAATGATAGCTAG